From the Exiguobacterium aurantiacum genome, one window contains:
- a CDS encoding SRPBCC family protein, with translation MKQLEVATYTMTIDAPIDHTFACLAEDEHIIKWNDHLIENIYEDGDASLVTGKRFISVQQFEKKEIRVESELTHVNRPHECEVQAVTNQGVAIATYTLSETADGTDVTIRISLIPSSWLYALYVKAFKWAIRLVYDEQFKQFRIYAEASKPKLSPAREAE, from the coding sequence GTGAAACAACTTGAAGTAGCTACATATACGATGACAATCGACGCACCGATTGACCATACGTTCGCTTGTCTCGCAGAAGACGAACATATCATCAAATGGAACGACCATTTGATCGAGAACATCTACGAGGATGGTGACGCCTCACTCGTGACGGGAAAACGGTTCATCTCGGTCCAACAGTTCGAGAAGAAAGAGATTCGGGTCGAATCCGAGTTGACCCATGTCAATCGTCCTCACGAATGCGAGGTGCAGGCGGTGACGAATCAAGGGGTGGCGATTGCGACGTATACGTTGAGCGAGACAGCAGACGGGACCGACGTGACGATTCGCATCTCACTCATTCCATCCTCATGGCTCTATGCCCTTTATGTGAAGGCGTTCAAATGGGCCATCCGGCTGGTGTACGATGAACAGTTCAAACAATTCCGGATTTACGCTGAGGCGAGTAAACCAAAACTATCACCTGCCCGAGAGGCGGAGTGA
- a CDS encoding GNAT family N-acetyltransferase: MTTISLAKPSDVNAIERLYHACKDDLLARQIFQWDDTYPNRAYFEECIKDDSVYVMKYGEQLIGVVVLDEWQSPEWEAIDWRHDHSLVIHSLMVHPERQGQGSGKALLHASEQFAKTEGYTSIRLDSFSGNEAACNFYKRHGYVERGSVHFDSKPKGHEQYVCFEKELV, translated from the coding sequence ATGACTACAATCTCACTAGCCAAACCATCAGATGTAAATGCAATCGAACGACTATATCACGCCTGTAAAGACGATTTGCTCGCCCGACAGATTTTTCAATGGGACGATACGTATCCGAACCGCGCCTATTTTGAGGAATGTATCAAAGACGATTCTGTCTATGTCATGAAATACGGTGAGCAGTTGATCGGCGTCGTCGTGCTCGACGAATGGCAGTCGCCCGAATGGGAGGCGATCGACTGGCGTCACGACCATTCACTCGTCATCCATTCCTTAATGGTGCATCCGGAGCGGCAAGGTCAAGGCAGCGGAAAAGCCCTGTTGCATGCCTCGGAACAGTTTGCGAAAACGGAAGGCTACACCAGTATCCGGCTCGACAGCTTCTCAGGGAATGAGGCAGCCTGCAACTTTTACAAACGACACGGCTACGTGGAACGTGGAAGCGTTCATTTTGATTCGAAACCGAAAGGACATGAACAGTATGTCTGTTTTGAAAAAGAACTTGTCTAA
- a CDS encoding GNAT family N-acetyltransferase: MIEPISSSTRDAVRAFFIDAWGSSEMVISTGTFDCATLDGFVWSEANVIIGLVTYVIREDAIEIISLDSLHERRGIGSALLDEVEQVAKRYQIERLSLITTNDNLRALAFYQRRGWRLVRIIPGAVDAARLQKPSIPVIGEHGIPLHDEIMLSKVITI; the protein is encoded by the coding sequence ATGATTGAACCGATTAGCTCTTCGACGCGTGACGCGGTCCGTGCATTTTTTATCGATGCCTGGGGCTCTTCTGAGATGGTCATCTCGACCGGGACGTTTGATTGCGCCACACTTGACGGGTTCGTCTGGTCAGAAGCGAACGTCATCATCGGGCTCGTCACGTATGTCATTCGAGAAGACGCGATTGAAATCATCTCACTCGACAGTCTGCACGAGAGGCGCGGTATCGGCTCGGCGCTCCTCGATGAAGTCGAGCAAGTTGCCAAGCGATATCAGATTGAACGGCTGTCGCTCATCACGACGAACGACAATTTGCGAGCGCTCGCATTTTACCAACGCCGAGGCTGGCGCCTCGTACGGATCATTCCGGGAGCAGTCGATGCGGCCCGGCTTCAGAAACCGTCGATCCCCGTCATCGGGGAGCACGGCATCCCGCTCCATGACGAAATCATGCTTAGCAAAGTCATCACAATCTAA
- a CDS encoding SRPBCC family protein: MDSNTVTVSSLVDAPIDKVWRLWTEPDHIKQWNHASEDWHTTEAENDLRAGGKFRSRMEAKDKSMGFDFEGVYDEVQVNQLIQYHLEDNRRVTVSFVSEGEQTKVVETFDAESMNPLELQRQGWQAILDNFAKYVRKQ; encoded by the coding sequence ATGGATTCAAATACAGTGACTGTATCATCTCTCGTTGACGCGCCAATCGATAAAGTATGGCGACTTTGGACAGAACCTGACCATATTAAGCAGTGGAATCATGCATCAGAAGATTGGCACACGACGGAAGCAGAGAATGACTTGAGAGCCGGAGGAAAGTTTCGAAGTCGGATGGAGGCCAAAGATAAAAGTATGGGCTTCGATTTTGAAGGTGTATATGATGAAGTTCAGGTCAATCAACTCATTCAATATCACCTTGAAGACAATCGTAGAGTAACCGTTTCATTTGTTTCGGAAGGGGAGCAAACAAAAGTGGTCGAAACATTTGATGCGGAATCGATGAATCCGCTTGAGTTACAGCGTCAAGGTTGGCAGGCAATTCTTGATAATTTCGCAAAGTACGTTAGAAAACAGTAA
- the arr gene encoding NAD(+)--rifampin ADP-ribosyltransferase produces MTDDMRPLDPGPFFHGTKAELKLGDLLEPKRRSNYQDKQSNYVYFSATLDAAKWGAELASGEARERIYLVEPTGDFENDPNLTDKRFPGNPTRSYRSNAPLKVVAELGAWERHPDDVITHMLESLEKLRQAGEDVIDD; encoded by the coding sequence ATGACTGATGACATGAGACCGCTCGACCCCGGCCCGTTTTTTCACGGCACGAAAGCCGAACTGAAGCTAGGTGACTTGCTTGAACCGAAGCGACGTTCGAACTATCAAGACAAGCAGTCGAATTACGTCTACTTCAGCGCCACCCTCGACGCCGCCAAATGGGGAGCCGAACTGGCGAGCGGTGAGGCTCGTGAGCGCATCTATCTCGTCGAACCGACGGGTGACTTCGAGAATGACCCGAACTTGACGGACAAGCGCTTCCCAGGCAATCCGACCCGGTCGTACCGGTCGAATGCCCCGCTCAAAGTCGTGGCCGAGCTCGGGGCGTGGGAACGCCATCCGGATGATGTGATCACGCATATGCTTGAATCGCTTGAGAAACTGCGGCAAGCTGGGGAAGATGTGATTGACGACTGA
- a CDS encoding GGDEF domain-containing protein, which yields MKQWTNESTYLFGLIACMIVGTMAYTVLLFESNTGLLGYLILPAIVLSSLIFGRRAGLTLSVTLLLFLFIYFRWFASIYEAGNVQFFNSRGISFTILLLVMSVLSGLVHQLVKNVQLSRLELEERAQQLVAVDPETWLDNAERFRMDLTAERDRLIRHGDAFTVSFIQIHELRQFEERFGRTEYEWFLNYFSDELHLATRRTDHKYRVALDTFAIIYPHTSLEAARFVHDRICPLLEQYELQSGEHVSLLHEDTFYDVNRENGNEVVDEIVTNMSTFS from the coding sequence ATGAAGCAATGGACTAATGAATCGACTTATTTGTTCGGGCTCATCGCTTGTATGATTGTCGGCACGATGGCATACACCGTCCTTTTGTTCGAAAGTAACACCGGCCTTCTCGGCTACTTGATTTTACCTGCCATCGTCTTATCTTCCCTCATCTTCGGGAGGCGGGCCGGGCTGACTTTGTCTGTCACGCTCCTCCTCTTTTTATTCATCTATTTCCGATGGTTCGCGTCCATCTATGAAGCAGGAAACGTTCAGTTTTTCAACAGCAGAGGCATCAGTTTTACGATTCTGCTGCTCGTCATGTCCGTCTTGTCCGGCCTTGTTCATCAACTCGTGAAGAACGTGCAGCTGTCACGGCTCGAGTTAGAAGAGCGGGCCCAACAGCTCGTGGCCGTTGACCCTGAGACGTGGCTCGATAACGCCGAACGGTTTCGGATGGACTTGACTGCAGAACGCGATCGCCTCATTCGCCACGGTGACGCCTTCACGGTGTCGTTCATTCAAATCCATGAGCTGAGACAGTTCGAGGAACGGTTTGGACGGACCGAGTATGAATGGTTCTTGAACTACTTCAGCGACGAGCTTCACCTGGCCACGAGACGAACGGATCATAAGTATCGCGTCGCCCTAGACACGTTCGCTATCATCTATCCTCACACATCCCTTGAGGCCGCCCGTTTCGTCCATGACCGGATTTGCCCGTTACTCGAACAGTATGAACTTCAAAGCGGTGAACACGTGTCGTTGTTACATGAGGATACGTTCTATGACGTGAATCGAGAAAATGGAAATGAGGTCGTCGACGAAATCGTTACGAACATGTCCACGTTCAGTTGA
- a CDS encoding group-specific protein, with translation MHFYIGSRFANIERVRELRDTLLSQGHTHTYDWTTNDRATTLEDLRVIGTSEFEAIKASDFVVILLPAGNSSHVELGIALGAGVTVFIHDATNRFDDFETTSTFYHLPHVIQLTGSLEDVPRNITAHFAGKTR, from the coding sequence ATGCACTTCTATATCGGCTCACGCTTCGCAAACATCGAGCGAGTGAGAGAGCTGCGTGATACTCTTCTCTCTCAAGGTCACACGCATACATACGACTGGACGACGAACGACCGCGCCACGACACTTGAAGACTTGCGAGTCATCGGCACGAGCGAGTTCGAGGCCATCAAGGCTTCGGACTTCGTCGTCATCTTACTGCCGGCGGGCAACAGCAGCCATGTCGAGCTCGGGATCGCCCTCGGTGCAGGTGTGACGGTGTTCATACATGATGCCACAAATCGCTTCGACGATTTTGAGACGACGAGCACGTTCTATCATCTACCCCACGTCATCCAATTGACCGGATCGCTCGAGGACGTGCCTCGGAACATCACCGCCCACTTTGCCGGTAAAACGCGTTAA
- a CDS encoding DUF2750 domain-containing protein, giving the protein MRLETNLPGFAMEEIEQVEQQVGARFPDGLRDAWGHGNKFELGDWFFYPIKDERFFNKTWDDVIRANELKQEELPEGFVTLATNGSGDELGFLKDDQKTIYVWWHEINELEVAAHSFEAFVEVKQAESDVLETFCERVEENGLVFGLSAEQDEGWAYAPSHFDATDVLLFFSSRELALACRAEEWADYHVIELPVKLFLERWLPNMSDDELLCGLDWSSELLGLEYDPETILEYFELFYFTYREHNLFL; this is encoded by the coding sequence ATGAGGCTTGAGACAAACCTTCCAGGTTTTGCGATGGAAGAGATTGAACAGGTGGAGCAACAAGTGGGGGCACGCTTCCCAGACGGCTTGCGTGACGCATGGGGGCATGGGAACAAGTTTGAACTTGGAGATTGGTTTTTCTATCCGATCAAGGACGAGCGCTTTTTCAATAAAACATGGGATGATGTGATTAGAGCCAATGAGTTGAAACAAGAGGAGTTGCCGGAAGGGTTCGTGACGCTTGCGACGAATGGATCTGGTGATGAGCTCGGCTTTTTGAAAGACGATCAGAAGACGATTTACGTCTGGTGGCACGAGATAAATGAACTCGAGGTGGCGGCGCATTCGTTTGAGGCGTTCGTCGAAGTGAAGCAGGCGGAAAGCGATGTGCTCGAGACGTTTTGCGAACGAGTCGAGGAAAATGGACTCGTCTTTGGATTATCTGCAGAGCAAGACGAAGGGTGGGCGTACGCACCATCGCATTTCGATGCGACAGACGTCTTGTTATTCTTTTCGTCCCGAGAGCTTGCGCTCGCGTGCCGAGCTGAAGAATGGGCCGACTATCATGTGATCGAGTTGCCGGTCAAATTATTCCTAGAACGCTGGTTGCCAAACATGTCGGATGATGAGCTGCTGTGCGGCCTCGATTGGTCTAGCGAGTTGTTAGGATTGGAATATGACCCAGAAACCATTCTAGAGTATTTCGAATTATTTTATTTCACATACCGCGAACATAATCTGTTTTTATAG
- a CDS encoding Gfo/Idh/MocA family protein encodes MIRFGIIGTNFITRSFIEATHEVEGASVSAVYSRTDERAKTFAEEFDIPNTFTSLEEMASSELIDAVYIASPNSLHAEQSLLFMRHGKHVLCEKPFASNVEEVRQMLETARQHDVVLLEALRNLFMPNFDVLRQELHRVGPVRRVILNKSQYSSRYDLYKRGDNPNTFNPAFSNGSLMDLGVYCLGPALKLFGRPDGVQANAVKLESGVDGSGSAILAYDGMDIIVLHSKIHGTDAPSEIIGEAGRIVIDDIGSLDRLTFVGRDGTTVELGSEQAAHMTYEIQSFVNMIEAGERETDIHSVDDMLTLADVMTDIRHRIDVRYPADA; translated from the coding sequence ATGATTCGATTCGGTATCATTGGCACGAACTTTATCACCCGTTCTTTCATTGAAGCGACCCATGAAGTCGAAGGCGCATCCGTGTCCGCCGTCTATTCCCGGACAGACGAGCGTGCGAAAACGTTCGCCGAAGAATTTGATATTCCAAACACGTTCACCTCACTCGAGGAGATGGCGTCCAGTGAGTTGATTGATGCGGTTTATATCGCGAGCCCGAACTCGCTCCACGCCGAGCAGAGCCTGCTGTTCATGCGTCACGGCAAGCACGTCCTCTGTGAGAAGCCGTTCGCCTCGAACGTCGAGGAAGTGAGACAGATGCTTGAGACGGCGCGCCAACATGACGTCGTCTTGCTCGAAGCGCTCCGCAACCTGTTCATGCCGAACTTCGATGTGTTGCGTCAAGAACTCCATCGCGTCGGACCGGTCCGGCGTGTCATCTTGAATAAGTCGCAATACTCGTCACGCTACGACTTGTATAAGCGCGGGGACAACCCGAACACGTTCAATCCCGCCTTCTCGAACGGTTCGCTGATGGACCTCGGCGTCTATTGCCTCGGCCCGGCCTTGAAACTGTTCGGTCGACCGGACGGCGTGCAGGCGAACGCGGTCAAACTCGAGTCGGGCGTCGACGGCAGCGGTTCGGCCATCTTGGCGTATGACGGCATGGACATCATCGTGCTCCACTCGAAGATCCATGGCACGGACGCCCCGTCCGAAATCATCGGGGAAGCGGGGCGCATCGTGATTGACGACATCGGTTCGCTCGACCGCTTGACATTCGTTGGCCGCGACGGGACGACCGTCGAACTCGGCTCAGAACAGGCAGCCCATATGACGTATGAGATTCAATCGTTCGTGAACATGATTGAGGCTGGGGAGCGGGAAACCGACATCCACTCAGTTGACGATATGCTCACACTCGCGGACGTCATGACGGACATTCGACATCGTATCGACGTGCGGTATCCGGCCGACGCATAA
- a CDS encoding GNAT family N-acetyltransferase produces MIPIPSTIYFIKPIESPHELDESFPVMNQLRTDLTLDTYRELVAAMRPQGYELYALYADDAIVSLAGIELRVNLYLEKYVFIYDLVTCANHRSNGYGEMLLHFVHEYARDHSAKYVALESGLARTEAHRFYTDKMDYAITSYSFRKQL; encoded by the coding sequence ATGATTCCCATTCCATCGACCATCTATTTCATCAAACCAATCGAGTCGCCACACGAACTCGATGAATCGTTCCCAGTCATGAACCAACTGCGTACCGACCTGACGCTCGACACCTATCGCGAGCTCGTCGCCGCCATGCGACCACAAGGCTATGAACTGTATGCGTTATACGCCGACGATGCGATTGTATCGCTTGCGGGTATTGAGCTCCGCGTCAATCTCTATCTCGAGAAATACGTCTTCATTTACGACCTTGTGACGTGCGCGAACCATCGCTCGAACGGATATGGTGAGATGCTGCTTCACTTCGTCCACGAATACGCCCGCGACCATAGTGCCAAATACGTCGCCCTCGAGTCAGGACTTGCCCGGACCGAGGCGCACCGCTTTTATACAGACAAAATGGACTATGCCATCACGAGCTATTCGTTTCGTAAACAGCTTTGA
- a CDS encoding short-chain dehydrogenase produces the protein MKHALVIGGSGMLAGTVLWLAEVGYHVSIIGRDGEKMSRLTERLPDRLSAVLVDYRDDLLLKEALRRSIEIHGDFDLVVAWIYSDAADALPCVLSALQRGTDVFHLLGSRANPSGVRNGLTIPEDVRYHQVQLGYQVVKGQRRWLTHEEIAGGVVEAIQEKKPLCLVGFATK, from the coding sequence GTGAAACATGCGCTAGTAATCGGCGGCAGCGGGATGCTGGCGGGGACGGTCCTTTGGTTGGCAGAGGTCGGGTATCACGTATCTATCATCGGACGGGATGGCGAGAAAATGAGCCGATTGACCGAGCGATTGCCAGATCGTCTGTCTGCCGTATTGGTCGACTATCGGGACGACTTGCTTCTGAAGGAAGCACTGCGACGTTCGATTGAGATTCATGGAGATTTCGACTTGGTCGTTGCCTGGATTTATTCGGACGCAGCTGATGCCTTACCGTGTGTGTTGTCAGCACTACAAAGGGGCACGGACGTGTTCCATCTTCTAGGGAGCCGCGCCAATCCGAGCGGTGTGAGGAACGGGCTGACAATCCCTGAAGACGTCCGTTATCACCAAGTGCAACTCGGCTATCAGGTCGTGAAAGGGCAGCGCCGCTGGTTGACGCATGAAGAGATTGCCGGAGGCGTGGTCGAGGCGATTCAAGAGAAGAAACCTCTTTGTTTAGTCGGCTTTGCAACGAAGTGA
- a CDS encoding HAD family hydrolase, which translates to MKKKSSKVTATFQHCCVAFPNLDPMLSAMKAHGLRRGIITNGFGEFQMKSIHGLGIHDYFDCILVSEWEGMKKPDPELFHRGLERLDVTPGTAMFVGDPALHDIQAAKRVGMRTVWKRNDRWEESDAGADESIDDLSELIVMR; encoded by the coding sequence ATAAAAAAGAAGTCGAGCAAAGTTACTGCAACGTTTCAGCATTGTTGTGTCGCGTTCCCGAATCTCGACCCGATGCTGAGCGCCATGAAAGCGCATGGTCTTCGGCGCGGCATCATCACGAACGGATTTGGCGAATTTCAAATGAAGTCGATCCATGGTCTAGGTATCCACGACTATTTCGATTGCATTCTCGTCTCAGAATGGGAAGGTATGAAAAAGCCAGACCCCGAGCTGTTTCATCGGGGCCTCGAGCGATTAGACGTTACGCCAGGAACTGCCATGTTCGTCGGGGACCCTGCGCTCCACGACATTCAAGCAGCCAAACGAGTCGGCATGCGGACGGTTTGGAAACGGAACGACCGCTGGGAGGAGTCCGATGCAGGAGCCGACGAGTCGATTGACGATTTGTCCGAGTTGATTGTAATGCGATGA
- a CDS encoding DUF2199 domain-containing protein, translating to MINPFSKKRDHLDNCSCSNCREEHKTLLGYGSVMPASIEGFSKKQLKRRVVLTDDLCVVDEAHFFVYGCVELPIVGEDEIFSWNVWVSLSADNFFRMLDLWDEPSRVELDPMFGWFATELPGYPDTLNLKTNVHTREVGIRPFIELEPTDHLLAVEQREGITRGRIEELARIVESDA from the coding sequence ATGATAAATCCTTTTTCCAAAAAACGCGATCATCTCGACAATTGTTCGTGTTCAAACTGTCGCGAGGAACACAAAACCCTATTAGGTTACGGTTCTGTCATGCCGGCAAGCATCGAAGGCTTCTCGAAGAAGCAGTTGAAGCGACGCGTCGTGTTGACCGATGACCTATGCGTCGTCGATGAGGCTCATTTTTTTGTCTACGGCTGTGTGGAGCTCCCGATTGTCGGAGAAGATGAGATTTTTTCTTGGAACGTCTGGGTGTCACTTAGTGCCGACAATTTTTTCCGCATGCTCGATTTGTGGGATGAGCCGTCCCGCGTCGAACTTGACCCGATGTTCGGCTGGTTCGCCACCGAACTACCTGGCTATCCAGACACCCTCAATTTGAAGACGAACGTTCATACCCGAGAAGTGGGGATACGGCCGTTCATCGAATTAGAGCCGACCGACCATCTGCTTGCCGTCGAACAGCGGGAAGGAATCACCCGCGGACGGATTGAAGAACTGGCTCGCATCGTGGAAAGCGACGCATGA
- a CDS encoding MFS transporter: MRTWKQPLLLLAGVGISNLGAWVYFIALNLIVLEMTQSPFAVSVLYILVPLAALCANVWSGSVIDRTDTRRLMMWLDALRAVVVFSLAFTDSLALIYVLVFGLNIASSVFESASLVYMTKLVPSADRQRFNALKNFVQSAGFILGPAIAGLLFMIGSPTFAIQLNALALLVSVGILACLPRLFTASEEVEVFSLRMIIEDWKTVVRFASTMRYVTLVYGLFCVMTIFMSGLDSLEASFATQVLGFSESRYGFLVSVAGAGIIAGSIINATFSARMTLPFLISFGAILTPVGYLVFAFSESFVLASAGFFLLTFALSFANTGFLSFYQNNVPTELMGRFSGVINVVESILIIGLTFGIGLLAEYVGIRSTYVAFSLAFLLVGLVTVRVVIERSRQALYTSALHEEQAS, translated from the coding sequence ATGCGTACTTGGAAACAACCTTTACTTTTACTTGCTGGCGTCGGCATCTCGAACCTTGGGGCCTGGGTGTACTTCATCGCCCTCAACTTGATCGTCCTCGAGATGACGCAATCGCCGTTCGCCGTGTCGGTCCTCTACATCCTCGTCCCGCTCGCGGCCCTATGCGCGAATGTTTGGTCAGGCTCGGTCATCGACCGCACCGACACGCGCCGCTTGATGATGTGGCTCGATGCGCTCCGTGCCGTCGTCGTCTTCAGTCTCGCTTTCACCGACTCACTCGCGCTCATCTATGTGCTCGTGTTTGGATTGAATATCGCGAGCTCCGTCTTCGAATCGGCCTCCCTCGTCTATATGACGAAACTCGTCCCAAGCGCTGACCGGCAACGGTTCAACGCGCTCAAGAACTTCGTCCAATCGGCCGGGTTCATCTTAGGACCGGCCATTGCTGGGCTTTTGTTCATGATTGGCAGCCCGACGTTCGCCATCCAGTTGAACGCGCTGGCGTTGCTCGTGTCCGTCGGGATTCTCGCATGCTTACCGAGGCTGTTCACGGCCAGCGAGGAGGTCGAGGTATTCAGCCTGCGCATGATTATCGAGGACTGGAAGACGGTCGTCCGGTTCGCGTCGACCATGCGTTACGTGACGCTCGTCTATGGTCTATTCTGTGTCATGACGATTTTCATGTCGGGGCTCGACTCACTCGAGGCGTCGTTCGCGACGCAAGTGCTCGGTTTCTCCGAGAGTCGATACGGCTTTCTCGTCAGTGTCGCCGGAGCCGGGATTATCGCCGGCTCCATCATCAATGCGACGTTCAGCGCTCGGATGACGTTACCGTTCTTAATCAGTTTCGGCGCCATCCTAACACCTGTCGGCTATCTCGTTTTCGCCTTCTCGGAATCGTTCGTGCTCGCATCCGCCGGGTTCTTCCTGCTCACGTTCGCCCTATCGTTCGCGAACACAGGCTTCTTGTCCTTTTATCAGAACAACGTGCCGACCGAACTGATGGGCCGCTTCTCGGGAGTGATCAATGTAGTCGAGTCCATCCTCATCATCGGGTTGACGTTTGGCATCGGCCTCCTCGCTGAATATGTCGGGATTCGTTCGACATATGTCGCCTTCTCACTCGCTTTCTTACTTGTTGGCTTGGTCACGGTTCGGGTGGTGATAGAGCGATCGAGACAAGCTTTGTATACGTCAGCTCTACACGAGGAGCAAGCATCCTAA
- a CDS encoding serine hydrolase domain-containing protein, with protein sequence MPLDVGYIKERMEHHRVPGCSIAWLEHGQLMDSKQFGTVATGNGQPVTADTRFNACSMSKFLTGVLVMKLVETGQLALDVPVNDRLVSWQLKDVVSTPSEVTLRQVLRHESGVIDATDSFGELDVTFGRPSMTALLSGNTPYHDGPVQVTGEPGQTFHYSDAGFCVIQLLVEDVMKRQFADVMRDELFVPLGIHASGYDLEVERVTFASGHDKHGHPVAPIIPHYPYPAAAGLWTTTEDLSRVVVELMKAVKGNSRKLSDRTLEDMLSGSSSNPFIGLGVFLDGEQKRRELSSLGWGIGFQSMIVAYPYIGKSLIIMTNAELGVHQMDGLIGDVYRAIFN encoded by the coding sequence ATGCCGTTAGATGTAGGGTATATCAAGGAGCGGATGGAACATCATCGCGTGCCGGGTTGTAGTATCGCCTGGCTTGAACATGGGCAACTGATGGACTCTAAACAGTTCGGCACGGTAGCGACAGGGAACGGTCAACCCGTGACGGCGGACACGCGCTTCAATGCCTGCTCGATGAGTAAGTTTTTGACCGGTGTCCTCGTTATGAAGTTGGTCGAAACGGGTCAGTTAGCGTTAGATGTTCCGGTGAATGACCGGCTCGTCTCGTGGCAACTAAAGGATGTTGTCTCGACACCATCCGAGGTGACGTTGCGTCAAGTATTGCGTCATGAGTCCGGGGTCATCGATGCGACGGACAGTTTTGGAGAACTCGATGTCACGTTCGGACGTCCGTCGATGACCGCTTTATTGAGCGGAAACACGCCATATCACGACGGACCGGTTCAGGTGACTGGCGAGCCGGGCCAAACGTTTCATTATTCAGACGCTGGATTTTGTGTGATTCAACTGTTGGTTGAGGACGTCATGAAGCGCCAGTTCGCGGATGTGATGCGTGACGAGCTGTTCGTCCCGCTCGGTATCCATGCAAGTGGGTATGACTTGGAGGTGGAGCGTGTGACGTTCGCGAGCGGCCACGACAAGCACGGCCATCCCGTTGCGCCCATCATCCCGCACTATCCATATCCAGCGGCGGCCGGGCTATGGACGACGACAGAGGATTTGTCGCGCGTCGTTGTCGAACTGATGAAGGCGGTGAAAGGGAACAGTCGCAAACTGTCTGATCGGACGTTAGAAGACATGCTGTCTGGTTCGTCGTCCAACCCGTTCATCGGACTCGGTGTCTTTCTCGATGGGGAACAAAAACGGCGCGAACTGTCGTCGCTCGGCTGGGGGATTGGTTTTCAAAGCATGATCGTGGCGTATCCATACATCGGAAAATCACTGATCATCATGACGAATGCAGAGTTAGGGGTGCACCAAATGGATGGTCTGATTGGGGATGTTTATCGAGCGATATTCAACTGA